The following coding sequences lie in one Syngnathus scovelli strain Florida chromosome 1, RoL_Ssco_1.2, whole genome shotgun sequence genomic window:
- the rab9b gene encoding ras-related protein Rab-9B codes for MMSGKSLLLKVILLGDGGVGKSSLMNRYVTDRFDSQSFHTIGVEFLNRDLEVDGRLVTLQIWDTAGQERFKSLRTPFYRGADCCLLTFAVNDLQSFQNLGGWKKEFMYYSDVKDPERFPFVVLGNKVDMEQREVGEDEARAWCEENGCCPYFETSAKDDMNVTTAFEVAVREVLAAEDHIDHSVLSGTIDLHGNRKISRRSCC; via the coding sequence ATGATGAGCGGGAAAAGCCTCCTGCTGAAGGTGATCCTGCTCGGGGATGGAGGAGTTGGAAAGTCCTCCTTGATGAACCGCTACGTCACCGACCGCTTTGACTCGCAGTCGTTCCACACCATTGGTGTTGAGTTTCTCAACAGAGACCTGGAAGTGGACGGACGTCTCGTCACCCTCCAAATCTGGGACACGGCTGGCCAGGAGCGCTTCAAGTCCTTGCGTACGCCTTTCTACCGAGGCGCCGACTGCTGCCTGCTCACATTCGCCGTGAATGACTTGCAGAGCTTCCAGAACCTCGGCGGCTGGAAGAAGGAATTCATGTATTATTCTGATGTGAAAGATCCTGAGCGGTTCCCGTTTGTGGTTCTGGGCAACAAGGTGGACATGGAGCAGCGAGAAGTAGGGGAGGATGAAGCGCGGGCCTGGTGCGAGGAGAACGGCTGCTGTCCTTACTTTGAGACCAGCGCAAAGGACGACATGAACGTCACGACTGCGTTCGAGGTGGCTGTCAGGGAGGTGCTGGCCGCCGAGGATCACATCGACCACTCGGTACTGAGCGGGACGATAGATCTTCACGGCAACCGCAAAATATCTCGTAGGTCCTGCTGCTGA
- the LOC125979336 gene encoding myelin proteolipid protein isoform X1: MGCYECCMRCLGGIPYCSLVATLLCFSGIALFCGCGHQALTETERLIETYFARNLQDYITLAYVIQYFQYFIYGLASFFFLYCIMLLAEGFYTTSVAKQTFGEFRSTMCGRCLSSTFIVMTYVLSLLWLLVFALSTLPVYFFYNMGATCNTIDVLTETPASINQLCVDARQYGLLPWNAVPGKACGITLSTVCKTREYRITYDLYIAAFVGAGITLMALVHSSIQLAMNQDNARRMRCRAKKEGHDLYGQLRSPYPANLSDAS, encoded by the exons ATGG GTTGCTATGAGTGCTGTATGCGTTGCCTGGGTGGGATACCATACTGCTCTCTGGTCGCCACACTGCTCTGCTTCTCCGGCATCGCCCTCTTCTGTGGATGTGGACACCAGGCGCTCACAGAGACCGAAAGGCTCATCGAGACCTACTTTGCTCGTAACCTGCAGGATTACATCACACTTGCTTACGT CATTCAGTATTTCCAGTACTTCATCTACGGTTTGGCCTCGTTTTTCTTCCTCTACTGCATCATGCTGCTGGCAGAAGGCTTCTACACCACCAGCGTCGCCAAGCAAACCTTCGGGGAGTTCCGAAGCACCATGTGTGGCCGCTGTCTCAGCTCCACG TTTATAGTGATGACGTACGTGCTGTCTCTGCTGTGGCTATTGGTGTTCGCCTTGTCCACTCTGCCCGTCTACTTCTTCTACAACATGGGGGCCACCTGTAACACCATCGACGTCCTGACCGAGACCCCAGCGAGCATCAACCAGCTGTGTGTGGATGCGAGGCAATACG GGCTCCTGCCGTGGAACGCCGTGCCCGGAAAAGCTTGTGGAATAACTCTGTCCACCGTTTGCAAGACAAGAGAG TACCGAATAACCTATGACCTCTACATTGCCGCCTTCGTCGGCGCGGGCATCACCCTCATGGCTCTG GTGCACTCCTCCATTCAGTTGGCCATGAACCAGGACAATGCGAGGAGGATGCGGTGCAGAGCCAAGAAGGAAGGCCATGACCTGTATGGCCAGCTGCGCTCCCCCTACCCTGCAAATTTATCTGACGCATCCTGA
- the fut11 gene encoding alpha-(1,3)-fucosyltransferase 11 isoform X2 has protein sequence MARRGRLVSCICFGLFGVLCWVWVSFASFPDEHVMVPYDAVGQAHFKAQSALADMEFAPGSSYRGPGNQDHRSNKELPIILWWSGVLFPHFPGDTERIDCATSSCLATSNHKVKLYKRTSSIIFYGTDFRAYEAPLPRLRHQTWALFHEESPMNNYLLSHGPGIRMFNYTATFRRESDYPLTLQWLPSLSYLLEPTVVSLKEKNQLRLKGLAPVLYMQSHCDVPSDRDRYVRELMKYIEVDSYGKCLNNKALPAHLEDTSTATSEEASFMRFVGRYKFHLALENGRCTDYMTEKLWRPLHQGCVPVYRGSTAVADWMPNNHSVIVIDDFPSPKALADFLKFLDENDDEYGKYLEFKNIQSITNARLLRALETREWGVNDMTKPNYLNGFECYVCDQENARLAAKRAHRKAPKTNLSPKPKVATNAHMGCPLPSPGYGEVQDLPADDGWLQMWPQDYWQSLDQAEGLESLIRANESDPALLWKHIQRIAVSRARGKH, from the exons ATGGCAAGAAGAGGCAGGCTGGTGTCCTGTATATGTTTTGGTCTGTTTGGCGTCCTGTGCTGGGTGTGGGTGTCCTTCGCGTCCTTCCCAGATGAACATGTCATGGTGCCCTATGATGCAGTGGGGCAGGCACATTTTAAGGCCCAGAGTGCTCTTGCAGACATGGAGTTTGCCCCGGGGAGTTCGTACCGTGGACCTGGCAACCAAGACCATCGCAGCAACAAGGAGTTGCCCATTATCCTGTGGTGGAGTGGAGTCTTATTCCCACATTTTCCCGGCGATACTGAACGAATTGACTGTGCCACATCGTCCTGTCTGGCCACAAGTAACCACAag GTCAAGCTGTACAAAAGGACATCGTCCATCATTTTCTACGGGACGGACTTCAGGGCCTATGAAGCACCGCTCCCCCGCCTTCGCCACCAAACGTGGGCTCTGTTCCATGAGGAGTCCCCCATGAATAACTACCTCCTCTCGCATGGGCCGGGCATCAGAATGTTTAACTACACCGCCACGTTCCGCCGGGAGTCCGACTATCCTTTGACCCTGCAGTGGCTGCCGTCTCTGAGCTACCTGCTGGAGCCGACGGTGGTGTCCCTGAAGGAGAAGAACCAGCTGAGGCTGAAAGGCTTGGCCCCCGTACTCTACATGCAGTCTCACTGTGACGTACCCTCTGACAGAGACAGATATGTGCGAGAACTTATGAAGTACATTGAG GTGGATTCCTATGGCAAATGTCTGAACAACAAAGCTCTGCCCGCACATCTCGAAGACACGTCTACAGCCACCAGTGAGGAGGCTTCCTTCATGAGATTTGTGGGCCGCTACAAGTTCCACTTGGCATTAGAGAATGGCCGCTGCACAGACTACATGACTGAGAAGCTATGGCGGCCCCTCCACCAAGGCTGCGTTCCCGTGTACCGCGGCTCTACCGCTGTGGCAGACTGGATGCCCAACAACCACTCGGTCATCGTCATCGACGACTTCCCCTCACCGAAAGCTCTCGCCGACTTCCTCAAGTTTCTAGATGAGAATGATGATGAATATGGCAAATATTTGGAGTTCAAAAACATCCAGAGCATCACTAATGCTCGTTTGCTGAGGGCTTTGGAGACCCGCGAATGGGGGGTGAATGACATGACCAAACCCAACTACTTGAATGGATTTGAGTGCTACGTGTGTGACCAGGAAAACGCACGGCTGGCTGCGAAGCGAGCCCATAGAAAAGCCCCAAAGACAAACCTATCTCCAAAACCAAAGGTGGCTACCAACGCTCACATGGGATGCCCTTTGCCCAGCCCAGGCTACGGAGAAGTACAAGACCTGCCTGCAGATGATGG ATGGTTGCAAATGTGGCCTCAGGACTACTGGCAGAGTCTGGATCAAGCGGAGGGCCTAGAGTCTCTCATTAGAGCCAACGAATCGGATCCTGCGCTGTTGTGGAAGCACATCCAAAGAATCGCAGTGAGCCGAGCTAGAGGCAAACACTGA
- the si:dkey-27i16.2 gene encoding regulator of cell cycle RGCC-like — translation MSSGVTSDFELDLQDLLQEFQDVVKELQAPPQSNLHAYQHMLTEAKSRTAPGDDSGVEDSDYSSETSLGNSLNTSEEELHTAGLTLLPKAKLGDTRELESFIDVLDRELAEM, via the exons ATGTCCTCAGGAGTGACTTCAG ACTTTGAGCTGGACTTGCAAGATCTGCTGCAAGAGTTCCAAGATGTGGTGAAGGAGCTGCAGGCCCCCCCTCAAAGTAACCTACATGCATACCAGCACATGTTGACGGAGGCCAAGAGCCGCACGGCACCAGGGGACGATAGCGGGGTCGAAGACTCTGATTACA GCAGTGAAACATCTTTGGGCAACAGTTTGAACACCAGTGAGGAGGAGCTGCACACAGCAGGCTTAACGCTGCTACCGAAAG CCAAGCTGGGAGACACAAGGGAGCTGGAGAGCTTCATTGATGTGTTGGACCGGGAACTTGCTG AGATGTGA
- the fut11 gene encoding alpha-(1,3)-fucosyltransferase 11 isoform X1 has translation MIARNKRDGSMARRGRLVSCICFGLFGVLCWVWVSFASFPDEHVMVPYDAVGQAHFKAQSALADMEFAPGSSYRGPGNQDHRSNKELPIILWWSGVLFPHFPGDTERIDCATSSCLATSNHKVKLYKRTSSIIFYGTDFRAYEAPLPRLRHQTWALFHEESPMNNYLLSHGPGIRMFNYTATFRRESDYPLTLQWLPSLSYLLEPTVVSLKEKNQLRLKGLAPVLYMQSHCDVPSDRDRYVRELMKYIEVDSYGKCLNNKALPAHLEDTSTATSEEASFMRFVGRYKFHLALENGRCTDYMTEKLWRPLHQGCVPVYRGSTAVADWMPNNHSVIVIDDFPSPKALADFLKFLDENDDEYGKYLEFKNIQSITNARLLRALETREWGVNDMTKPNYLNGFECYVCDQENARLAAKRAHRKAPKTNLSPKPKVATNAHMGCPLPSPGYGEVQDLPADDGWLQMWPQDYWQSLDQAEGLESLIRANESDPALLWKHIQRIAVSRARGKH, from the exons ATGATCGCACGAAACAAAAGGGACGGAAGT ATGGCAAGAAGAGGCAGGCTGGTGTCCTGTATATGTTTTGGTCTGTTTGGCGTCCTGTGCTGGGTGTGGGTGTCCTTCGCGTCCTTCCCAGATGAACATGTCATGGTGCCCTATGATGCAGTGGGGCAGGCACATTTTAAGGCCCAGAGTGCTCTTGCAGACATGGAGTTTGCCCCGGGGAGTTCGTACCGTGGACCTGGCAACCAAGACCATCGCAGCAACAAGGAGTTGCCCATTATCCTGTGGTGGAGTGGAGTCTTATTCCCACATTTTCCCGGCGATACTGAACGAATTGACTGTGCCACATCGTCCTGTCTGGCCACAAGTAACCACAag GTCAAGCTGTACAAAAGGACATCGTCCATCATTTTCTACGGGACGGACTTCAGGGCCTATGAAGCACCGCTCCCCCGCCTTCGCCACCAAACGTGGGCTCTGTTCCATGAGGAGTCCCCCATGAATAACTACCTCCTCTCGCATGGGCCGGGCATCAGAATGTTTAACTACACCGCCACGTTCCGCCGGGAGTCCGACTATCCTTTGACCCTGCAGTGGCTGCCGTCTCTGAGCTACCTGCTGGAGCCGACGGTGGTGTCCCTGAAGGAGAAGAACCAGCTGAGGCTGAAAGGCTTGGCCCCCGTACTCTACATGCAGTCTCACTGTGACGTACCCTCTGACAGAGACAGATATGTGCGAGAACTTATGAAGTACATTGAG GTGGATTCCTATGGCAAATGTCTGAACAACAAAGCTCTGCCCGCACATCTCGAAGACACGTCTACAGCCACCAGTGAGGAGGCTTCCTTCATGAGATTTGTGGGCCGCTACAAGTTCCACTTGGCATTAGAGAATGGCCGCTGCACAGACTACATGACTGAGAAGCTATGGCGGCCCCTCCACCAAGGCTGCGTTCCCGTGTACCGCGGCTCTACCGCTGTGGCAGACTGGATGCCCAACAACCACTCGGTCATCGTCATCGACGACTTCCCCTCACCGAAAGCTCTCGCCGACTTCCTCAAGTTTCTAGATGAGAATGATGATGAATATGGCAAATATTTGGAGTTCAAAAACATCCAGAGCATCACTAATGCTCGTTTGCTGAGGGCTTTGGAGACCCGCGAATGGGGGGTGAATGACATGACCAAACCCAACTACTTGAATGGATTTGAGTGCTACGTGTGTGACCAGGAAAACGCACGGCTGGCTGCGAAGCGAGCCCATAGAAAAGCCCCAAAGACAAACCTATCTCCAAAACCAAAGGTGGCTACCAACGCTCACATGGGATGCCCTTTGCCCAGCCCAGGCTACGGAGAAGTACAAGACCTGCCTGCAGATGATGG ATGGTTGCAAATGTGGCCTCAGGACTACTGGCAGAGTCTGGATCAAGCGGAGGGCCTAGAGTCTCTCATTAGAGCCAACGAATCGGATCCTGCGCTGTTGTGGAAGCACATCCAAAGAATCGCAGTGAGCCGAGCTAGAGGCAAACACTGA
- the LOC125979336 gene encoding myelin proteolipid protein isoform X2 produces the protein MGCYECCMRCLGGIPYCSLVATLLCFSGIALFCGCGHQALTETERLIETYFARNLQDYITLAYVIQYFQYFIYGLASFFFLYCIMLLAEGFYTTSVAKQTFGEFRSTMCGRCLSSTFIVMTYVLSLLWLLVFALSTLPVYFFYNMGATCNTIDVLTETPASINQLCVDARQYGLLPWNAVPGKACGITLSTVCKTREYRITYDLYIAAFVGAGITLMALLTYTVSTTYNFAVLSYLGRKGIGARC, from the exons ATGG GTTGCTATGAGTGCTGTATGCGTTGCCTGGGTGGGATACCATACTGCTCTCTGGTCGCCACACTGCTCTGCTTCTCCGGCATCGCCCTCTTCTGTGGATGTGGACACCAGGCGCTCACAGAGACCGAAAGGCTCATCGAGACCTACTTTGCTCGTAACCTGCAGGATTACATCACACTTGCTTACGT CATTCAGTATTTCCAGTACTTCATCTACGGTTTGGCCTCGTTTTTCTTCCTCTACTGCATCATGCTGCTGGCAGAAGGCTTCTACACCACCAGCGTCGCCAAGCAAACCTTCGGGGAGTTCCGAAGCACCATGTGTGGCCGCTGTCTCAGCTCCACG TTTATAGTGATGACGTACGTGCTGTCTCTGCTGTGGCTATTGGTGTTCGCCTTGTCCACTCTGCCCGTCTACTTCTTCTACAACATGGGGGCCACCTGTAACACCATCGACGTCCTGACCGAGACCCCAGCGAGCATCAACCAGCTGTGTGTGGATGCGAGGCAATACG GGCTCCTGCCGTGGAACGCCGTGCCCGGAAAAGCTTGTGGAATAACTCTGTCCACCGTTTGCAAGACAAGAGAG TACCGAATAACCTATGACCTCTACATTGCCGCCTTCGTCGGCGCGGGCATCACCCTCATGGCTCTG CTGACCTATACGGTGTCAACCACCTATAACTTTGCGGTGCTGAGCTATCTGGGGAGGAAAGGCATAGGTGCACGTTGTTAG